In Candidatus Gracilibacteria bacterium, the genomic stretch TTTGGATATGAGTTAAACTTACCTACTAATTTAAATTTATAATCAATTAAATACTTCATTCCTATTGCCGTAAAGATTGCTAAGAATGGATAGATAATTATAAAATATCGGAGTGTTGGAGTGACCTGAATGCTTTGATAGGCAAAAAAACCTAGAACCCAAAATAAAATTATTAATAATGGGATGGATTCCCGCCTCCGCGGGAATGACAATAATACTTTTAATATTCCAACTATTGTTAAAATTGCATACGGTATTCCCAACCCAAATACAATATTGTTAACCAAACTATGTTGTACTGAGTTCTTGTTAAGCCATTGCACCATCGGCGGGAACCAATTATCAATACTTTTGACAGTCATGTTTTGCAAGGATTTAATATTTTCGATAAATAATTTGCTTATAGCCGGATCAAAAATATTTGAATTTTGGAATAAATAAGGATCGGCTAAACGGAGAGTGAAATAACTCACAACAAAATAAGAAAAAACAAAACCAGCTGCTTTAACTAAGGTCTGTCTTTGTACAAAGACAGACCTTATCAAAAAAAACAAATTTAATGGCAGAATAAATAAAGCCGTGATCTTACAGGCCATCGCCAGACCAAAAAAAATGGCGGAAAATAATAAATATTTTATTTTGTTTCTATAATCAAATTTTAAAATATAATAAAAACTTCCGAACATAAAAAAATTTAAAAATGTATCAACA encodes the following:
- a CDS encoding glycosyltransferase family 39 protein, with the translated sequence MDNYNDFTILGRQLSAFFDILIIFFIIKTVELLEKKNRFPSSLKYWAGFFYAIAVLPIQLSHFFAVDTFLNFFMFGSFYYILKFDYRNKIKYLLFSAIFFGLAMACKITALFILPLNLFFLIRSVFVQRQTLVKAAGFVFSYFVVSYFTLRLADPYLFQNSNIFDPAISKLFIENIKSLQNMTVKSIDNWFPPMVQWLNKNSVQHSLVNNIVFGLGIPYAILTIVGILKVLLSFPRRRESIPLLIILFWVLGFFAYQSIQVTPTLRYFIIIYPFLAIFTAIGMKYLIDYKFKLVGKFNSYP